CTTTTCGCGGCGCTGCCGGTTGAGCATGCATTCGGACGAGGCGACGATGACCTTCGGCCCTTTCTCCTCGGTCGTCAGCGCCTCGCGCAGCGTGTCCTGCATCTTGGTGACGTCATAGGTGCGGTCGACATGGCGCAGCCATTTGACGCCCATGCCCTTCACCGCTTCGGTGATCGGATGTTTCGTCGACTTGGTCTTGTTGCCCGCGCGCGATGACAGGATGTCCTGCCCACCAGTGGCGGCCGAGTAGAAATTGTCGACGATGACGATGACGCCGTCATTCTTGTTGAACACCGCATTGCCGATCGAGGAGGTCAGGCCGTTGTGCCAGAAGCCACCATCGCCGACGAAGGAGATCGAGCGGCGCTTGGCATCGGGCGAATTGAACGCCGAGGCCGAGGCCGGCCCCAGACCGTAGCCCATGGTGGTGGCGCCGAGTTCGAAGGGCGGCATGATCGAGAACAGATGGCAGCCGATGTCGGAGGCGATCTGGTGCTTGCCGAGTTCCTGCTCGATCAGTTTTGTGGCGGCAAAGATCGGCCGTTCCGGGCAGCCGATGCAGAAACCCGGCGGGCGGCCCGGCACGACATTGATCAAGTCGGCGGTGTCGACGCCGTCGCCGACCTTGTTGGGCGCGCGCACCTCGCCCGGCAGCAGATGCGGCGCCTCGGCACGCAGGAAGGCGCCGATGCCGTCAAGCATGACCTGGCCAGTGTATTCGCCGGCCATCGGCAGATGCTCCTTGCCGACCAGCCTGGTTCCGCGCCCCGCCTTGTGCAGCATCGAGGCAAAGGCCTGTTCGATGTAATTGGGCTGGCCTTCCTCGACGACGAGCACGGACTGCTTGCCCTCGCAGAAGGACAGGAATTCGTCGTCGATCAGCGGATAGACGGCGTTGAGCACGTAGAGCGGCACATCGGTGTCGCCATAGGTGTCGGCAAGGCCGAGGCGCTGCAGCGCGCGGATGACCGAATTGTACATGCCGCCCTGCATGACGATGCCGACCGAGCCATGGTCCGACCCGAAGAATTCGTTGATCTTGTTCTGGCGGATGAAATCGACCGCCGCCGGCCAGCGCTTCTGCACCTTTTCCTTCTCATGCAGGAAGGAAGCGGGCGGCAGCACGATGCGGCCGGTGTCGCGGCGCGGCGCGTCGAGAGCATCGGCCACGGTCATCGGCGGCCGCTTGTTGTCCTTGGCGATGAAATGGCCATGGACATGGCAGCAGCGGATGCGCACCTGCAGCATCACCGGCGTGTTGGAAATCTCGGACAGCTCGAAGCCGTCCTCCACCGCCTTGACGATCGACGGCAGATTGGGGCGCGGGTCGAGCAGCCAGACCTGGCTCTTCATCGCGAAGGCGTGACTGCGCTCCTGCATGATCGAGGAGCCCTCGCCATAGTCCTCGCCGACGATGATCAGCGCGCCGCCGGTGACGCCGCCGGAAGCGAGATTGGCGAGCGCATCGGAGGCAACGTTGGTGCCGACCGTCGACTTGAAGGTTGCCGCGCCACGGATCGGGTAGTGCACTGACGCGGCCAGCATGGCGGTGGCAGTGGCTTCCGAGGCGCTGGCCTCGAAATGCACGCCGAGTTCGCCCAGGATGTCCTGTGCATCGGCCAGCACGTCCATCAGATGGCTGATCGGCGCGCCCTGATAGCCGCCGACATAGCCGACGCCGCATTGCAGCAGCGCCTTGGTGATGGCGAGGATGCCCTCGCCGGCAAATTCCTCGCCGGCGCCGAGCCTCAGCTTTTCGACTTCCTTGGCAAAAGACCGTTCGGCCATGGCGGCCTCCTTCCGTTGCCGCCGGACAGCCGGCGGCGCGTACATCTAGATGTCGTGCTTGCGAATGTTCTTCAGCATCTTCAAAAGCGTGGCGATCAACGCCGCATATTCGGCATCGTCGACATCGTCGAACATGGCCTCGAACGCATCATGCATGGCGGGCCAGGCGCGGGTGAACTCGGCGCGGCCATCGTCGGTCAGGAACACGTGGCGGATGCGGCTGTCGGTGACGCCCTGTTCGCGCCGCACAAGGCCCTGGCCCTCCAGCGTGTCGAGCGTGCGGCTCAAGGTCGACTGCTCGATCACCGTATAGACCGAGAGATCGTTGACGGTGACGCCATCGGTGACCGACAGCACGGCAAGCGTGCGCACCTGCGGAATGGTCAGGCCCTGCTTGCGGAAATCGTCGCGCAAGGTGGCGTTGTAGCGGCCCATGATGCGGTTCATCAGGTAGGGCGCGAATTGCTGCAGGCCGATCTGCCCCAAGGTCGAGATGCGCTGGCGCTTTTCCGGAACCTTCTGTTCCATCACAGCCTCCCCGCCAGAAGAAAGCCGGAGCCGCCGCCGAGACCCGCACCCGGATGGGTCGAGGCGCCGATATGGTAGAGGCCCTTGATCCCGGTCTGGTGGTTGCGGCTGGTCTTGAACGGGCGCCACAGGAACGACTGGTCGATGGTCGAGGAGCCGCCATAAGGGTCGCCGCCGACCAGATTGATGTTCATCGCTTCGAGATCAGCCGGCGAATAGGCGCGGCGCGCGATCACGCTGCCCTTGAAACCGTCGATATGGCTGGCGAGGATGGCCTCGGCACGATCGGCATAGGCTTCGCGCAGCGCGTCCGTCCATTGCCCGTCAGCCGGCGCCTGCAGCTTGCCGGCGGCATCGCCCTTGATGTGGCGGGGCGCCTCGGGCAGTTGCAGCCACAGGATGGCCTTGCCCTCCGGGCAGCGCGACGGGTCAAGCGCGTGCGGCTGGCCGACACAGATGGTCGGCACCTCCGGCAGCATGCCACGCACCGCCTCGTTGCAGGCTTTCGAGACGCCATCAAGGCCCGGCGTCAGATGCAGCAGCGCAACCTTGTCGAGGCCTTCGCCGCGCCATGCCGGTGGCTTGTCCAGGGCATAGTGGATCTGGAAATTGCCCTTGCCGTAGCGGTATTTCCGCGTCGCCTCGACATCGTCCTTGGGAGCATCGCTGCCCAGCAGCCGGCCATAAAGCTGTGTCGGCGTGACCGAGCAGATGACGCTCTTCTTCGCATGGACCGTTTCGCCCGAGGCCAGCCGCACACCGGTGGCACGGCCTCCTGTCTGGATGATGGAAGCAACATCGGCTTCGGTGGAGATGACGCCGCCGCGCTCGATGATCAACGCCTCGAAGGCTGCCAGCAGGTTCTTCGCCCCGCCCTTGACGATTGGCGCCCCAGCCGCCTCCAGCGCGTAAGCGATCACCTTGGCGATCTGGCCGGAGAACGCATCTTCCGAACCAAGCCCGGCATGCAGTACCCAGGGCGCCCAGAGCGCGCGGACGGTTTCGGACTGGTAGGTGCTTTCCAGCCAGCCGCGCGCCGGCACCAGCGCTTCGCCGAGAAAGGCGGCAAGGCCACGCGGGCCGCGCCGCCAGGCATCGCCGGCCAGCAGCTTTGCCGTCGGATAGGACCACAGGCTGCCGCCGAGCAGACCGAACAGCAGGCCGGCATTGCGCTCGATGCTGCCGACATCGCTTGCGTGGCTATCGCCGTCGCCTGCGGCGATAGCATTGAGCGCGGCAATGTTGGCTGCACGGTCGGTGCGCAGTACGGCATGGCTGCCGTCTGGGCGCAGCACGCCGGTCGGCGTGCCGGTATGGCAGAACTCCAACCCATGCCGGGCGAGGTCGGCGCCCAGTGCGGCAAAGGCCGGCGAGGTGATGAACAGCACGAAGGTCGTCGCCATCACGTCGTGGACAAAGCCGGGCGCGGTGATCTCCTCGGTGCGCATGCAGCCGCCGATGCGGTCGTTGCGCTCCAGCACGAGCACCTTCGCCCCCTTGCCGCCGAGCATCGCCGCGCAGACCAGCGCATTGATGCCGCTGCCGACGATGATGTGATCGGGGGCGGTCATTGGCGGTTTCCTGCGGGCAGCGGGTAGGCTTGCGAGGTCAGCCCTCTACGGCGCCCCCCTCTGCCCTGCCGGACACCTCCCCCACGACGGGGGAGATTGGCCGTTATAACCGCTTTCGCCAATCTACGACGTTGCAGGAATGAGTGGGGCGCCAAAGCTGCCGATCTCCCCCCTGGGGGGGTAGATGTCCGGCAGGACAGAGGAGGGCGCCGTAGAGCGCTGGCGCTATTAGGCTGCCATCCCTCACCCATCATCACGACATTGCTTGCGCGCATGATCTTCTCCCGAAGACCCACTTCGCTTTATTTTCCGGACACCAGCGCCAGCGCGCGGATCGGGCTGCCGGTTCCGTGTTCGATCTTGAGCGGTGCCGCGATCAGGATCGCGCCCTTTGGCGGCAGCTGGTCGAGGTTGCAGAGGCTGGCGAGACCGTAGCGGTTGGCCTTGTGCATCAGGCTGTGCGCCGGGAATGGCGGCTCCATGCCTCCTGCCTTGCCGGCATCCGTGCCGATCGTCTCGCTGCCCCAGCCCTTGATGTCCTTGCTGATCAGGTACTGGATGGCTTCAGCCGTCGGGCCGGGCGTATGCGGGCCGGTCTCGTTGGCGTTGAGGAACTCGGCTTCCGAGCCGTTGCGCTTGTACCAGTCGGTGCGCATCACCACCCATTCGCCGGCATTGATCGCGCCATGCTTGGCTTCCCATGCCTTGATGTGATCGACGGTAAGCAGGAAATCGTGGTCGGCGGCTGCTTCCTTCGAGCAGTCGATGACATTGACCGGGCCGACGAAATTCTGCGCCGGAATGGTGTCGGTGGCGCCGTCCGGATAATCCTTGCCGGTGATCCAGTGCTTGGGCGCGTCGAAATGCGTGCCGGAATGCTCGCCGAGCTTCAGCCAGTTCCATGCCCACCACGGGCCGTTCTTGTCATAGGCGGAGATGGTGTGGATTTCGACCTTCGGCGTGTCGACAGCGAGTTCCGGCGGCAGCTTGATCAGCGGCGTATCGGGACCGAGCGATGCCGTCAGGTCGACCACCTTGATGGCGCCTGAAAGAAGCTGGCCGGCGACCTCGCCGAGGAGTTTTTGCGTGTCCATGGTCTCTGTTCCCTCTTTCTTGCTGATGCTGATGGCTCGTTGCGGCCCTTAATATCCTACTAGACGAAAACATATGCATCTGCAATTATCTTTAAGCATAAAGGAAATGGGAACAAGGCGTGAGCGAGTTCGACGCCATCTTTGTCGGGGCCGGCCATAATACTCTGGCGTGCGCCGCGCATCTGGCGCTCAAAGGCTGGAAAACCGGGATTTTCGAGCGCAGTGCAACAATCGGCGGTGCCGTCCAGACCCGAGAATTCACCCTTCCCGGCTTCCGCCACGATTTTGGCGCGATGAATCTGAGCCTGTTTGCCGGCTCGGCCTTCCACCGGAAATATGCAAATGAATTGAAAGCGCAGGGCTTGGAGTTCGCGCCGGTGGCCGATTGTTTCGCCAGCGCCTTTCCGGACGGGCGCTGGTTCGGCGTCAGCAACGATCTGGAAAAGACCGCGAGCCGCATGGCCGCTTTCTCCGCTGCCGATGCCGCGACATGGCGTAAGCTGGTTGCCGCCTTCCAGGCGGAGGCCGAGCATCTGTTCCGGCTGCTGGGCTCGCCGATGAGCGCCCGCGCGCTTGCCGGCACGGCGTGGAACCTGTGGCGCAAGAAAGGCATGTCCGGCGCGCTCGACACCGGCCGCTTGCTGCTGTCCTCACCCCGCGCGTGGCTGGAAGAAAACTTCGAGTCGCCGCATGTGCGGGCGACGCTTGCCACATGGGGCATGCATCTCGACTTCGCGCCCGACATCGCCGGCGGCGCCGTGTTCCCCTATCTGGAATCGATGGCCAACCAGAGCTTTGGCATGGTGCTTGGCAAGGGCGGGGCGGACACCATCATTCGCGCCCTGTCTGGCATGGTCACGGCTGCCGGCGGCAGGATCGTCACCGGAGCGGAAGTGGCGGAGATCACGGTTTCCGGCGGCAAGGCGACCGGCGTGCGGCTTGCCTCCGGTGAGACGCATACCGCAACCAAGGCGGTGATCGCGGGCGTCGCGCCCGGGGCGCTGCCGGGAAAGCTCCTGCCCAATGGTTCCGGCGACGCCGGCTTCGACACGGCGATGCAGAAATTCCGCCATGCGCCGGGCACGATGATGATCCATCTGGCACTGGACGATCTGCCGGACTGGAGCGCCGGGGCAGAGCTTCGGCAGTTCGCCTACGTGCATCTGGCGCCCTCACTCGACGCCATGTCGCGCACCTATCAGCAGGCCATGGCCGGCATGCTGCCGGACGAACCGGTGCTGGTCGTCGGCCAGCCGACGGCGGTCGACCCGTCGCGCGCGCCTCAGGGCAAGCATGTGCTGTGGGTGCAGGTGCGCATGCTGCCGGCGGAGATCATCGGCGATGCCGCAGGCAAGATCGCGCAGGGCCATTGGGATCAGGTCAAGGAGCGCTACGCCGAAAGAGTGCTCGACATCATCGAGACCTATGCACCCGGTCTTCGGCAGAAGATCCTGGGCCGATCGGTATTCTCTCCCGTCGACCTGGAGCGCGAGAACCCGAACCTCGTCGGCGGCGACCAGGTTTGCGGCAGCCATCACCTGGCGCAGAATTTCCTGTTTCGCCCGGCGCGCGGCTTTGCCGGCTGGAACACGCCGGTCGGCAATCTGCATCTCACGGGAGCCGCGACATGGCCGGGCGCCGGCACCGGTGCCGCCTCTGGCTTCATGCTCGCGCAACAGCTTGGCGGGAAGTAGGAGCTGAAGACGCATTTGGGGTGAAGGCAGGGCAAGGTGCGGTTGCCCAAGCAGCCTGAACCCACTGATCAGACAACGACGCCGCGCGCAGAAAACAGAAACCAAAAAGGGGAACGACCATGACAATCAACAGACGCGAATTGCTCGGATACAGTGCCGCGGCACTTGGTGCCACAGCCATCGGCCTGCCGCGGATCGCCAAGGCGGCGGCAGGCGAACTGACCATCGCCTACAACGTCAACCTGCCGTCCTGGGACCCGACCACCGGGCCGTCGGCTGTCAACCCGACGATCCAGGGTCTCTACCAGTCGGTATTCGACCAGTTCATCCCGCAAAAGCCGGACCTGTCCTTCGCGCCGGGCCTGCTAACCGAATGGGGCTGGAACGAAGACCGCACCAAGATCACGATGACGGTGCGCGAAGGCGTGACCTGGCATGACGGTTCGCCGTTCACGCCCGAGGACGTGGTCTGGTCGCTGCAGCGGGCGGGCGACGAAAAGACCGGCAACCCGATCCAGTTCGTCTGGAAAAACGTCAACAACTTCAAGATCGACGGCAACAAGATCACCGGCGATGTCGTGCAGTTCGACCCGGTCTATTTCAAGTGGATGTCCTTCCTGACCGGCTATGTCATGCCGAAGGCCTATTACGAGAAGGTCGGGCCCGAAGGTTTCGAGAAAGCGCCGATCGGCACTGGGCCGTATATGGTCGAAAAGTTCGAGCGCAACGCCTTCCTGCGGCTGAAGGCCAATCCGCACTATTGGGGCGGCAAGCCGGCCTTCGAGAATGTGACGATCAAGTTCGTCACCGATGCGGCGAGCCGCGTCGCGGAGATCGAGTCCGGTTCCTCGCAGGTAACGCTCGAAATCCCCTACGAGGAATATGACCGGCTGATCGCCAAGGACGGGCTCGCCGGCACATGCAAGAACGTGTCGGACATCGGCATGATCTTCTTCAACAACAAGGACGCCATGCTGGACAAGAATGTCCGCCAGGCGGCCGTCATGGCGGTGGACAAGCAGCTCCTGGTCAAGAGACTGCTGCGCGGCTATGGGCAGCCCATCGATACGCTGGAAACGCCGGAATACGCGGCCTATGATCCGTCGATCAAGGTCGAGCACAATCCCGAGAAGGCCAAGGAATTGCTGGCTGCGTCCGGCTACTCGCCGGAGAAGCCGGCCAAGATCACCATCCAGACCACCAAGGGCTTCAAGCCCAAGGACTACGAGATGGTGCAGGCGATCGTCGGCATGTGGCGCAAGGTCGGCATCGAGGCGACGATCGAGGTCTACGAGATCGCCAAGCACTATGAACTGCGCGCGGCGCACAAGCTGGCCCCGGCGGCCTTCTACAACTGGGGCAACGCCATCGGTGATCCGACCACGTCGACCGGCTTCGCCATGTTCGGGCCGTCGCCGCATTCGTCATGGAAGACCGACGATCTCGACGCCAAGATCGGCCCGCTCTGGGGCGAGAAGGACGAGGCCAAGCGTATCGCCGGCTGGAAAGCAGTCGACAAATACATTGCCGAGCAGGCCTATGTGCTGCCGCTGATGCAGTTCGCGCAGCCGATCGTACATGCCAAGGGCGTCAAGGTTGTCCAGCATATTTCCGGCGCGCTGCTGCCGGCACTGATGACCCCGGCCTGAGACTGACGAAAGACACGCAGTCGCAAGAGACGGCGTGTCTTGTTCAACTTACGCAGGCCCCCTCATCCGGCCCTTCGGGCCACCTTCTCCCCAGATGGGGAGAAGAGACGGGCTCAACCGTCCGCGACCTCTTCTCCCCTCGGGGAGAAGGTGGCCGCGAAGCGGCCGGATGAGGGGGCTGTTCGTTCCATCAGTTATTGAAACGCATTAGGCTTACGCCGGCATGCTCCTGCAGAGATTTCTGATCCGTCTTCTGACGATGCTGATCACGCTGTTCGGCGTGGCCGTCGTTGTCTTCGTCGTGATCCGCGTCGCGCCCGGTGATCCCATCGCGATGATGCTGCCGCCCGGCGCGACCGATGCCGACATTGCCCGGCTGCGCGCGCTCTACGGGCTCGACAAGACCATCGTGCAGCAATTCTTCATCTGGCTTTCCGGCGTCGTCCGGGGCGATTTCGGCACCTCGATCTCGTTGCGGCAGGATGTGCTTGGATTGGTCTTTAACCGGCTACCGGCGACGCTGGAACTTGCCATCGTCGCCCTTGTGATGGCGGTGGCGATCGGTGGCACGACGGCGATCATCGGTGCGCGCGAGCGCGGCACGGCGATCGAGGCCGGCATCGACATCGCCAGCGGAACGGCGCTGTCCATTCCCGATTTCCTGTGGGGCCTTGTGCTGATCCTTCTGTTCGGCGTGCTGGTGCCTATCTTCGACATTTCCGGCCGGGTCTCGCCGCAACTCGACCTGCCCTTCGCCACGCAGTTCTATCTGTTCGAGAGCTTGCTTCGGCTGCGCTTCGACCTGACCTGGGACCTCCTGAAACACATGCTGATGCCGGCGGTCGCCCTGGCCCTGCCGCTGGCCGCGATCATCTCGCAGTTGTTGAAACAGTCGCTGAAGGAAGTGCTCGACCTCGACTATGTCGTGCTGGCGCGGGTTAAAGGGTTTTCGGAAACGCAGGTCATCCTGCGTGAGGCACTGAAGAACGCCGCGCTGCCGACGCTGACCCTGGTCGGCGTGCAGTTCACCTTCCTCATCGGCGGCACGGTCATCGTCGAACGGCTGTTTTCCTATGAAGGCCTCGGCAACATGGCGATCGACGCCGTCATCAACCGCGACCTGCCGCTGATCCAGGGCATCGTGCTGGTCTTCGCGCTGCTGTTCGTGCTGATCAACCTTGCCGTCGACATGATGTACGCGCTGCTCAATCCGAGGCTGCGCCATGGATGACGGCCGCATCTCAAGACATGGCTCCAGTACAAAGCTGTGGCTCGCCGGCGGCTGGCTGCTGCTGGCGCTGCTGGCCGCGATCTTCGCGCCGCTGGTCGCGCCGCAGGACCCGCTGGCGCAGGACCTGATGCTGGAGCGGCTGCCGCCGTTCTGGATGAACGGCGCCGAGCCAGGCTATTGGCTAGGCACAGACAGCCTCGGGCGCGACCTGCTCTCCCGCCTGATTTTTGGTGGCCGCATCGCCTTCATCGTCGCCTTCGCCGCCGCGATCGCCGCGTGCCTGGTCGGCTCGACGCTTGGGCTGATCGCCGGCTATTTCGGCGGCTGGGCCGACCGGATCATCTCGCGCATCGTCGATATCTGGATGGCATTCCCGCCGGTGCTGTTCGCGATATTGCTGGTCGCAGTGCTCGGCACGGGCTTGAGTTCCGTCATCATCGCCATTGCGGTCATCGACTGGACGCGCTTCTGCCGGGTCATCCGCGCCGAGGCGATGGGCCAGTCGCGCATGGACTATGTGGAAAATGCCCGCATCGCCGGCTATGGCCGCATCGGCATCATGCTGCGCGAGGTACTGCCCAATGTCGTCCCCTCGATCGTGGCTTTGCTGTCGCTGGAAATGGGCATCGCCGTCATCGTCGAGGCGATCCTGTCCTTCGTCAATTTGTCGATCTCGACGGATGATCCGACCTGGGGCGGCATCATCGCCGAGGGCCGGCTATCCATCCATCAGGCCTGGTGGGTTCTGGTGTTTCCGCTGATCACGCTGATCCTGACCGTGCTGTCGTTCAGCCAGTTCGGCGAGGCGCTGCGAGCCCGTTTCGATCCGGTGCTGCGATGAGCGCTTGTCTCGACATCAGGGATTTGAGCGCCGTGCTGCCGAACGGCCAGCGCGTGCTGCGCTCGGTGTCGCTGTCCGTGCAACCCGGCGAAGTCCGCGCGCTGGTCGGCGAGAGCGGCGCCGGCAAGACGATGATCGGCAAGGCGGTGCTCGGTGTCTTGCCGTCGAGCGTGCGCATCGTCGAAGGCGACATGCTGCTCGAAGGCGAAGACCTCGGCAAGCTGCAGCCGAAGGCACGTCGCACGCTGATCGGTGCGCGCACGGCACTGATCCCGCAGGACCCGCTGACCGCGCTCAACCCGTCACGCCGTATCGGTCCGCAGATGACCGACCGGCTGGTGCGCATCCTCGGCTGGAGTGGCGAGAGAGCCGATCAGCGCATCCGCCAGCTGCTGGACGAGGTGCAGATCCGCGACCCCGACCGTGTCCTGAAAAGCTATCCGCACGAGCTTTCCGGCGGCATGCGCCAGCGCGTGCTGATCGCTGCTGCCTTCGCCGCCGAGCCTCGATTGATCGTCGCCGACGAGCCGACGACGGCGCTCGATGTCACCGTGCAGAAGCAGATCCTGCGCCTGATCGCGCAATTGCAGCGCGAGCACGGCACGGCGATCCTGTTCGTCACCCATGATCTCGGCGTCGTCGCCAAGATCAGCCAGAAAGTGTCGGTGCTCTATGCCGGCAAGGTGGTGGAGGAAGCCGAAACGGCTGATCTCTTCGCCGCCCCGCAACACCCTTACACGCGGGCACTGATGGCGGCGACGCCACGCTATACCGATCCGTTCGCCTCGCTGAAACCGGTCGACGACGCCGTGCTGGCCGGACTGGCCTCGGAGATCACGGCTGCCGACCAAGCCTGGAGGCGGCCGCATGGCTGAGCCGCTGTTTTCCGTGCGCGGCCTGAAGGTCGCCCTGCCCGACATGACGCGCAAGCCGCTGATCGGCCGCGCGCCGATGATCGAAATCCTCAAGGGCCTGGATTTCGATCTGCCCAAGGGATCGGTCACCGGCATCGTCGGCGAATCCGGGTCCGGCAAATCGACGCTCGGCCGCGCTTTGGTGCGCCTGCTGGAACCCACCGCCGGCGGCGTCACCTTCGACGGCCTGGACATCACCCATCTGCGGGAAGCAGAGCTTCGGCCATTGCGCCGCAACCTGCAGATGATCTTCCAGGATCCGATGTCGTCGCTCAATCCGCGCCGCACCATCGCCAGCATCATCGCCGCACCTCTCAAGCAGAACGGCCTTGGCGACAATCTCAAGGAGCGGGTCGCCGAGGCGCTGCAGCGCGTCGGCCTGCCGCAGAACTTCGCCAGCCGCTACCGCCATGAACTGTCGGGCGGCCAGCGCCAACGCGTCGGCATTGCGCGTGCACTGGCGCTGTCGCCGAAATTCGTGCTGGCTGACGAGATCGTCTCCGGACTCGACGTGTCGACCCAGGCGCAGATCCTGACCCTGCTGGAGAAACTCGCGGCGGAGATGGGCCTGACCGTCGCCTTCATCAGCCATGACCTGTCGGTGATCCGGCGGCTGTGCCGGCAGGTGATCGTCATGCGCCAGGGCATGATCGTCGAGGCCAGCGCCACCGACAGCTTGTTCGAGAACCCACGGCAGGACTACACGCGCGACCTCATAGCAGCCATCCCGCTGCCCGAAATCGATGCAGGCTGGCTGGACATTTCTCCCATCGCAAAGGCGTCGGCATGAGGCATCCGCGCGCCTAAAAGCGGGCTTAGGCGTACAGCATCGAAAGGCCCGCGAGTGGAGGAGACCTGAGATGAAGACTGCAATCCGAAACGCAACGCTCGTTGCCGCTGTCCTGGGCAGCGCCGGCATGGCCACGGCCAGTTCGATACCCGGCATGCGTGGGCACGACCACACCGGAATCACGGTCCCCGACATGAAGCAGGCGGTCGATTTCTTCACCGAGGTGGTCGGTTGCAAGAAGGCGATGTCGTTCGGTCCGTTCGCCGACGACAAGGGTACATTCATGCAGGATGTGCTGGGCGTCGATCCCAAGGCGGTGATCGAGCAGATCACCATGGTGCGCTGCGGCACCGGGTCGAACATCGAACTGTTCAAATACACCGCGCCCGACCAGAAAGACCTGACGCCGCGCAACAGCGACATAGGCGGCTTCCACATCGCCTTCTATGTCGACGATGTCGCCGCCGCGAAAGCCTATCTCGATGCGAAGGGGGTCAAGACCCGCATGGGGCCGATACCGCTTTCGGAAGGACCAGCCGCCGGCCAGACCATTCTTTATTTCCAGGCGCCCTGGGGATTGCAGCTGGAAGCGATCAGCTATCCAAACGGAATGGCTTACGAGAAAGGCGCCGAGACCGTGCTCTGGAGCCCGAAGAACCCGGAAAAGTGATGCGCATGCGTGCTTGCGGGTCAGCCGCAAGCACGCCACACCTCCATCAAGCGAATCGTTTCCAATATGAAACTTTAAGCTTGAAATAAATTATCCTCGGCGCGATACTGCCCGCAGCGAGCGAAGAGGAGATCGCACACATGAAGGTTGCGGTTCTCGGCGGCGGACCAGCCGGCCTCTACTTTGCGATCTCAATGAAGCTGCGGGATGCCGCCCACGAGGTAACCGTGTTCGAGCGCAACCGCGCTGACGACACGTTCGGCTGGGGCGTCGTGCTGTCGGCCGAGACGCTCGAAAACCTGTCGAAGAACGATCCCGTCAGCGCCGTCTGGATCAAGAAGCATTTTGCCTATTGGGACGACATCGCCGTCATCCATGACGGCGT
The nucleotide sequence above comes from Mesorhizobium shangrilense. Encoded proteins:
- a CDS encoding indolepyruvate ferredoxin oxidoreductase subunit alpha; this encodes MAERSFAKEVEKLRLGAGEEFAGEGILAITKALLQCGVGYVGGYQGAPISHLMDVLADAQDILGELGVHFEASASEATATAMLAASVHYPIRGAATFKSTVGTNVASDALANLASGGVTGGALIIVGEDYGEGSSIMQERSHAFAMKSQVWLLDPRPNLPSIVKAVEDGFELSEISNTPVMLQVRIRCCHVHGHFIAKDNKRPPMTVADALDAPRRDTGRIVLPPASFLHEKEKVQKRWPAAVDFIRQNKINEFFGSDHGSVGIVMQGGMYNSVIRALQRLGLADTYGDTDVPLYVLNAVYPLIDDEFLSFCEGKQSVLVVEEGQPNYIEQAFASMLHKAGRGTRLVGKEHLPMAGEYTGQVMLDGIGAFLRAEAPHLLPGEVRAPNKVGDGVDTADLINVVPGRPPGFCIGCPERPIFAATKLIEQELGKHQIASDIGCHLFSIMPPFELGATTMGYGLGPASASAFNSPDAKRRSISFVGDGGFWHNGLTSSIGNAVFNKNDGVIVIVDNFYSAATGGQDILSSRAGNKTKSTKHPITEAVKGMGVKWLRHVDRTYDVTKMQDTLREALTTEEKGPKVIVASSECMLNRQRREKPLVDKAIKGGERVVKPKFGVDEDICTGDHACMRLSGCPSLSVKSLDDPLRDDPVAHIDQSCVGCGNCGEVADAAVLCPSFYRADVVHNPSGWDRFLESARRATISLLQRRRESRRLTFANA
- a CDS encoding MarR family winged helix-turn-helix transcriptional regulator yields the protein MEQKVPEKRQRISTLGQIGLQQFAPYLMNRIMGRYNATLRDDFRKQGLTIPQVRTLAVLSVTDGVTVNDLSVYTVIEQSTLSRTLDTLEGQGLVRREQGVTDSRIRHVFLTDDGRAEFTRAWPAMHDAFEAMFDDVDDAEYAALIATLLKMLKNIRKHDI
- a CDS encoding phytoene desaturase family protein, which gives rise to MTAPDHIIVGSGINALVCAAMLGGKGAKVLVLERNDRIGGCMRTEEITAPGFVHDVMATTFVLFITSPAFAALGADLARHGLEFCHTGTPTGVLRPDGSHAVLRTDRAANIAALNAIAAGDGDSHASDVGSIERNAGLLFGLLGGSLWSYPTAKLLAGDAWRRGPRGLAAFLGEALVPARGWLESTYQSETVRALWAPWVLHAGLGSEDAFSGQIAKVIAYALEAAGAPIVKGGAKNLLAAFEALIIERGGVISTEADVASIIQTGGRATGVRLASGETVHAKKSVICSVTPTQLYGRLLGSDAPKDDVEATRKYRYGKGNFQIHYALDKPPAWRGEGLDKVALLHLTPGLDGVSKACNEAVRGMLPEVPTICVGQPHALDPSRCPEGKAILWLQLPEAPRHIKGDAAGKLQAPADGQWTDALREAYADRAEAILASHIDGFKGSVIARRAYSPADLEAMNINLVGGDPYGGSSTIDQSFLWRPFKTSRNHQTGIKGLYHIGASTHPGAGLGGGSGFLLAGRL
- a CDS encoding phytoene desaturase family protein, whose product is MSEFDAIFVGAGHNTLACAAHLALKGWKTGIFERSATIGGAVQTREFTLPGFRHDFGAMNLSLFAGSAFHRKYANELKAQGLEFAPVADCFASAFPDGRWFGVSNDLEKTASRMAAFSAADAATWRKLVAAFQAEAEHLFRLLGSPMSARALAGTAWNLWRKKGMSGALDTGRLLLSSPRAWLEENFESPHVRATLATWGMHLDFAPDIAGGAVFPYLESMANQSFGMVLGKGGADTIIRALSGMVTAAGGRIVTGAEVAEITVSGGKATGVRLASGETHTATKAVIAGVAPGALPGKLLPNGSGDAGFDTAMQKFRHAPGTMMIHLALDDLPDWSAGAELRQFAYVHLAPSLDAMSRTYQQAMAGMLPDEPVLVVGQPTAVDPSRAPQGKHVLWVQVRMLPAEIIGDAAGKIAQGHWDQVKERYAERVLDIIETYAPGLRQKILGRSVFSPVDLERENPNLVGGDQVCGSHHLAQNFLFRPARGFAGWNTPVGNLHLTGAATWPGAGTGAASGFMLAQQLGGK
- a CDS encoding cyclase family protein, which produces MDTQKLLGEVAGQLLSGAIKVVDLTASLGPDTPLIKLPPELAVDTPKVEIHTISAYDKNGPWWAWNWLKLGEHSGTHFDAPKHWITGKDYPDGATDTIPAQNFVGPVNVIDCSKEAAADHDFLLTVDHIKAWEAKHGAINAGEWVVMRTDWYKRNGSEAEFLNANETGPHTPGPTAEAIQYLISKDIKGWGSETIGTDAGKAGGMEPPFPAHSLMHKANRYGLASLCNLDQLPPKGAILIAAPLKIEHGTGSPIRALALVSGK